A section of the Leptospira kobayashii genome encodes:
- a CDS encoding helix-turn-helix domain-containing protein, producing MILEIEKVKNVWHEVKDILSVPHNEKQYKKLLKVLDELIDEVGNNEKHPLAPLLETVGNLIEEYENDHFIQPNSEPLDVLKFLMKENQFTQKDLAELGSQGVVSEILNGKRELNVRQIKALALKFSVSPSVFI from the coding sequence ATGATTCTGGAAATAGAAAAAGTCAAAAATGTTTGGCACGAAGTTAAAGATATTCTCTCCGTTCCTCATAATGAGAAACAGTATAAAAAACTTTTAAAAGTTCTGGATGAATTAATTGATGAAGTCGGAAATAATGAAAAACATCCCCTAGCTCCTTTATTAGAAACTGTTGGAAATTTGATTGAGGAATACGAAAACGATCATTTTATTCAACCTAATAGTGAACCTTTAGACGTTCTTAAGTTTTTAATGAAAGAAAATCAATTTACTCAGAAAGACCTTGCTGAACTCGGAAGTCAAGGTGTTGTTTCTGAAATTCTTAATGGGAAAAGAGAGCTTAATGTCAGGCAGATTAAAGCTTTGGCTCTAAAATTTAGTGTATCTCCTTCTGTTTTTATTTAA
- a CDS encoding SH3 domain-containing protein — MKKILLLIFIALHCKKPEIIESVNDIRVIRGTNIHLRSNPSTKSNSLGFLQGGNEVKILQTIKNTEQNSQNNDLWFKVSVYSGMLEKKEGYVFNKFVLNENETPFDLLSKKVKLEERLAYYIKLQKDFPEYERVELYGLSELIDYFKIQTQCLIDQKRKNFFFKDKKSLINHFHDILSNYNDEKFSSISSCSFIWYDAYQTDLLSYPFISYSDRNVLEEAVKDIDISSGDNENCYENPEKGKICFPIKEEDGNFFVSGFYFTK; from the coding sequence ATGAAAAAAATATTATTACTAATTTTTATAGCATTGCATTGTAAAAAGCCAGAAATCATTGAAAGTGTAAATGATATTCGTGTTATTAGGGGGACGAATATACACTTAAGAAGTAACCCATCAACGAAATCTAATTCCCTCGGGTTTTTACAAGGTGGTAATGAAGTTAAAATTCTACAAACTATCAAGAACACTGAACAAAATTCACAAAATAATGATCTTTGGTTTAAAGTTTCAGTCTACTCAGGCATGCTTGAAAAAAAAGAAGGGTATGTTTTTAACAAATTTGTTCTCAATGAAAATGAAACTCCTTTCGATTTGCTTTCTAAGAAAGTAAAACTTGAAGAAAGATTAGCTTATTATATCAAACTTCAAAAAGATTTTCCTGAATATGAAAGAGTTGAATTATATGGTCTCTCTGAATTGATTGATTACTTTAAAATTCAAACTCAGTGCCTAATTGATCAGAAAAGAAAAAATTTCTTTTTTAAAGATAAAAAATCTCTTATTAATCATTTTCATGACATACTTTCAAATTATAATGATGAAAAATTCTCCTCCATATCAAGTTGTAGTTTTATTTGGTATGACGCATATCAAACAGATCTTTTAAGTTATCCTTTTATAAGTTATTCTGATCGAAATGTCCTGGAAGAAGCAGTAAAAGATATTGATATTTCTAGTGGAGATAATGAAAACTGCTATGAAAATCCTGAAAAAGGGAAAATCTGTTTTCCAATCAAAGAAGAAGATGGAAATTTCTTTGTTTCAGGTTTTTATTTTACAAAGTAA
- a CDS encoding DNA-methyltransferase → MARSAQLKLIHPTPKFDWNGIFNEEPKAYYESNLGALFDQDCLKILPLIKENTIDTVFADPPFNIGKVYRKNTNDKRPDHEYLEWSKQWIRECVRVIKPGGAFFLYNLPKWNVLLGSYLSELGMEFRHWIAIELNMVLPIQGRLYPSHYSLLYYTKGKPKTFRKIRTPIERCRHCDGEIKDYGGHRNAMNPLGVNLKDVWTDIPPVRHRKFKSENRKANALSTKITDRIVELSTLPGDIILDPFGGSGTTFISCERKHRHWIGVEIDYADDIKDRLESDDVQPHKNGDHVEG, encoded by the coding sequence ATGGCACGATCAGCGCAGCTAAAATTAATTCACCCAACTCCAAAATTTGATTGGAATGGTATTTTCAACGAAGAACCCAAAGCATATTATGAATCAAATTTAGGTGCATTATTCGATCAAGATTGCCTTAAAATCCTTCCTTTAATTAAAGAAAATACTATTGATACAGTTTTTGCAGATCCACCTTTTAATATAGGCAAAGTTTATCGAAAAAATACAAATGATAAGCGACCTGACCACGAATACCTTGAGTGGTCGAAACAATGGATTCGAGAATGCGTTCGGGTAATTAAACCAGGCGGGGCCTTTTTCCTATATAACCTACCAAAATGGAACGTACTATTAGGGAGTTACCTTTCCGAATTAGGAATGGAATTCCGTCATTGGATTGCAATTGAACTTAATATGGTCCTGCCAATTCAAGGTAGACTATACCCAAGCCATTACAGCCTCCTCTATTATACAAAAGGTAAACCTAAAACATTTAGAAAAATCAGGACACCAATTGAAAGATGCCGCCATTGCGATGGTGAAATTAAAGACTATGGTGGTCATCGCAATGCAATGAACCCACTAGGAGTAAATTTAAAAGATGTTTGGACAGACATTCCTCCGGTCCGACATAGAAAATTTAAATCTGAAAACAGAAAAGCAAATGCTCTTTCAACAAAAATAACTGACAGAATTGTTGAATTAAGTACACTTCCTGGCGATATAATATTGGACCCGTTTGGTGGAAGTGGAACAACATTTATTTCTTGCGAGCGAAAACATAGGCATTGGATCGGAGTAGAAATTGATTACGCTGATGATATAAAAGATAGATTAGAATCAGATGATGTTCAACCACATAAAAATGGAGACCATGTTGAAGGATAA
- a CDS encoding putative phage abortive infection protein: MSKEILNKIAFGSFIIGIILFFILCFQMINSGYILTFHDVNIDDSSKIATIFQSLLSTIWLTTTISLLFLTFYTQKEELEKTSASFRQQNEDNHFFSLMNTLFNIRDRIEISIPEESYNSDSAFPQTTEKKITGNKYFQYVYLWFTMFSKILDNQELDEKLAHEYKTTLNEIFHLSENIYAGSFHQVVFERREDFYSACFQLYYPLISDESMNYFNFLKQLLKYSQNCVNKTSFNQYIKSVLSPDEISLLFYFGLYDDEFGLVLREMNFFKDFSLDYLIEKKHIEFYRLNE; this comes from the coding sequence ATGTCAAAAGAAATACTAAATAAGATCGCATTTGGAAGTTTCATAATCGGAATCATTCTATTCTTCATTTTATGTTTTCAAATGATTAATAGTGGATATATACTTACATTTCATGATGTAAATATTGATGACTCAAGTAAAATAGCGACAATTTTTCAAAGCCTACTCAGCACCATCTGGCTTACAACTACGATTTCACTACTATTCTTAACTTTTTATACTCAAAAAGAAGAATTAGAAAAAACATCTGCCTCTTTTAGACAACAAAACGAAGACAATCATTTCTTTAGTTTGATGAATACTCTCTTTAATATTAGGGATAGAATTGAAATTTCAATTCCAGAAGAATCTTATAATTCAGATTCGGCTTTTCCTCAAACTACCGAAAAAAAAATTACAGGTAACAAATATTTCCAGTATGTCTACCTATGGTTTACTATGTTTTCAAAAATATTAGACAATCAAGAACTTGACGAAAAACTTGCGCATGAATACAAAACGACCCTCAATGAAATATTTCATTTATCTGAAAACATATATGCAGGATCCTTTCATCAGGTTGTATTTGAAAGAAGAGAAGACTTTTACTCTGCTTGTTTTCAACTCTACTATCCGTTAATTTCTGACGAATCAATGAATTACTTTAATTTTTTAAAACAACTCCTTAAATATTCACAAAATTGCGTAAATAAGACATCTTTTAATCAATACATTAAATCCGTACTTTCTCCCGATGAAATATCCTTACTATTCTATTTTGGATTATACGATGATGAATTCGGCCTTGTGCTAAGAGAAATGAATTTTTTTAAAGATTTCTCCTTAGATTATTTAATAGAAAAAAAGCATATTGAATTTTATAGGCTAAATGAGTAA
- a CDS encoding DUF433 domain-containing protein, with protein sequence MNYREHLSSSPQVMLGKPVIKNTRVTVELILERLGEGLTIEDILAATPNIRKEDIYACIAYSSDVISKETLLAS encoded by the coding sequence ATGAATTACAGAGAACATCTTAGCTCTTCTCCTCAGGTTATGCTTGGGAAACCGGTTATCAAAAACACTAGGGTTACTGTTGAGCTTATTCTTGAAAGACTGGGGGAAGGTTTGACTATCGAAGATATTCTGGCTGCTACTCCAAACATCCGTAAAGAAGATATCTACGCATGTATTGCATACTCTAGCGATGTTATTAGCAAGGAAACGCTTCTTGCTAGCTAG
- a CDS encoding DUF5615 family PIN-like protein, with amino-acid sequence MLASLLADENVDFRIIKILRESGIVIHSILEDHKSVSDFEVIEIARKLNSIILTLDKDFGEWVFSHKEFTIGVILLRYNPKEYLEITKAIQTLINQHNDDLVGKFVVLSTSKIRIREIHL; translated from the coding sequence TTGCTAGCTAGTTTACTAGCTGACGAAAATGTTGATTTTCGTATTATTAAAATCCTTCGAGAATCCGGCATTGTTATTCATTCCATACTCGAAGATCATAAAAGTGTATCCGATTTTGAAGTGATTGAAATCGCAAGAAAACTAAATTCAATTATACTTACTTTAGATAAAGATTTTGGTGAATGGGTTTTTTCTCATAAAGAATTCACCATTGGAGTTATCTTACTAAGATATAATCCAAAAGAATATTTAGAAATTACAAAAGCTATTCAAACTTTAATCAACCAACATAATGATGACCTAGTTGGTAAGTTCGTGGTCCTTTCAACTTCCAAGATCAGAATTAGAGAAATACATTTATAA